From one Micromonospora siamensis genomic stretch:
- the galK gene encoding galactokinase, with protein sequence MSKDVAARATAGFRQEYAEQPAGRWAAPGRANLIGEHTDYNGGFVLPFALPLRTVAAADRHDADRWTVWSELSGERITFGGSDVDEPGRVTGWGAYVAGVVWALRDAGYAVPGARIALASDVPLGSGLSSSAALEAAVLAALVDLGGLDLPADRQPRLAQRAENAYVGAPTGIMDQSAVIRCREGHALFLDCRSEAVEQIPFDLDAAGLAVLVVDSRAPHRHVDGEYAARRKSCERAAELLGVPALRDVDAAGLDAALGRLDDPETRRRVRHVVTEDQRVLDTVGLLRAGRVREIGPLLTASHVSMRDDFEITVPEIDTAVEAALDAGALGARMTGGGFGGCVLALVEAASAERVATAVTSAYAERGFAAPGHFTVLPAGGATRLD encoded by the coding sequence GTGAGTAAGGACGTCGCGGCCCGCGCCACCGCCGGCTTCCGTCAGGAGTACGCCGAGCAGCCCGCCGGCCGCTGGGCGGCTCCCGGCCGGGCGAACCTGATCGGCGAGCACACCGACTACAACGGCGGCTTCGTGCTGCCCTTCGCCCTGCCGCTGCGTACGGTCGCCGCCGCCGACCGCCACGACGCCGACCGGTGGACGGTGTGGTCGGAGCTCTCCGGTGAGCGGATCACCTTCGGCGGCTCGGACGTCGACGAACCCGGCCGGGTCACCGGCTGGGGCGCGTACGTGGCCGGGGTGGTCTGGGCGCTCCGCGACGCCGGGTACGCCGTGCCGGGCGCCCGGATCGCGCTCGCCTCGGACGTTCCGCTCGGCTCCGGCCTGTCCTCCTCGGCGGCGCTGGAGGCGGCCGTGCTCGCCGCCCTGGTCGACCTGGGCGGGCTGGACCTGCCCGCCGACCGGCAGCCCCGGCTGGCGCAGCGGGCCGAGAACGCCTACGTCGGCGCGCCCACCGGGATCATGGACCAGTCCGCCGTCATCCGCTGCCGGGAGGGGCACGCGCTCTTCCTGGACTGCCGTTCCGAGGCGGTCGAGCAGATCCCGTTCGACCTGGACGCGGCCGGGCTGGCCGTGCTGGTGGTGGACAGCAGGGCCCCGCACCGGCACGTCGACGGCGAGTACGCGGCCCGCCGGAAGTCCTGCGAGCGGGCCGCCGAACTGCTCGGGGTGCCCGCGCTGCGCGACGTCGACGCGGCCGGGCTCGACGCCGCCCTGGGCCGCCTCGACGACCCGGAGACCCGGCGCCGGGTGCGGCACGTGGTCACCGAGGACCAGCGGGTCCTGGACACCGTCGGACTGCTCCGCGCCGGCCGGGTACGCGAGATCGGCCCGCTGCTGACCGCCTCGCACGTCTCGATGCGGGACGACTTCGAGATCACCGTCCCGGAGATCGACACCGCCGTCGAGGCGGCGCTGGACGCGGGCGCGCTGGGTGCCCGGATGACCGGCGGTGGTTTCGGCGGCTGCGTCCTCGCACTGGTCGAGGCGGCCTCCGCCGAGCGCGTCGCGACCGCCGTGACCAGCGCGTACGCCGAGCGCGGCTTCGCCGCCCCCGGCCACTTCACCGTCCTGCCCGCCGGTGGCGCCACCCGCCTGGACTGA